In Hymenobacter chitinivorans DSM 11115, a single window of DNA contains:
- a CDS encoding NADH-quinone oxidoreductase subunit J family protein — MASSPSLFFFLSFVALFAALGVVLAKNPVHSVLFLILTFFSLSGHYLILNAQFLAAVNIIVYAGAIMVLFLFVIMFLNLNADTEPHKSTLSKVAAAVAGGLLLVVMVAALRDVQTGTTFTAATFNSQIGMVSQLGMILYTKYLLPFELASVLFLAAMVGAVMLGKREAGERNF; from the coding sequence ATGGCCTCCTCTCCTTCCCTGTTTTTCTTCTTATCGTTTGTGGCCTTGTTTGCGGCCCTGGGCGTGGTACTGGCCAAGAACCCGGTGCACAGCGTGCTGTTCCTGATCCTGACGTTCTTCTCGCTCTCGGGCCACTACCTGATTCTGAACGCGCAGTTCTTGGCCGCCGTCAACATCATCGTGTACGCCGGGGCCATCATGGTGCTGTTCCTGTTCGTGATTATGTTCCTGAACCTGAACGCCGATACGGAACCCCACAAATCGACCTTGTCGAAGGTAGCCGCAGCCGTGGCGGGGGGCTTGCTGCTGGTCGTAATGGTGGCCGCTCTGCGCGACGTGCAGACTGGTACCACCTTTACCGCTGCCACTTTCAACTCGCAGATTGGGATGGTAAGTCAGCTGGGCATGATTCTCTACACGAAGTACCTGCTGCCGTTTGAGCTGGCCTCGGTACTGTTTCTGGCCGCCATGGTCGGTGCCGTGATGCTGGGCAAGCGCGAAGCCGGGGAGCGGAATTTCTAA
- a CDS encoding NADH-quinone oxidoreductase subunit NuoE family protein: MESTTAPVKPQFSEAAKAEIDRICKQYPEERRKSAMLPVLHIAQAEFGGWVAPEVQDLVAEVLGVKPIEVYEVSTFYTMFNLKPVGKHVLEICRTGPCQLRGSDELTLELERITGAKVGGEPSADGLFTLKEVECLAACGFAPVVQVREKYYEQLDTEESVNAMLSELRNMVHRPALPWEEKGLPNAVANN, translated from the coding sequence ATGGAATCGACAACCGCGCCCGTGAAACCCCAGTTTTCGGAAGCTGCCAAGGCTGAAATAGACCGTATCTGCAAGCAATACCCGGAAGAGCGCCGCAAGTCGGCGATGCTGCCGGTGCTGCACATTGCCCAGGCCGAGTTTGGGGGCTGGGTAGCCCCCGAGGTGCAGGATCTGGTGGCCGAGGTATTGGGCGTGAAGCCTATCGAGGTGTACGAGGTTTCGACCTTCTACACCATGTTCAACCTCAAGCCGGTGGGCAAGCACGTGCTGGAAATCTGCCGCACGGGTCCCTGCCAGCTGCGCGGCTCCGACGAGCTGACCCTGGAGCTGGAGCGTATCACCGGCGCTAAAGTCGGCGGCGAGCCTTCGGCCGACGGGCTGTTTACCTTGAAAGAGGTGGAGTGCCTGGCCGCCTGCGGCTTCGCCCCCGTGGTACAGGTGCGCGAGAAATACTACGAGCAGCTCGATACCGAGGAATCGGTGAATGCTATGCTCAGCGAGCTGCGCAACATGGTGCACCGCCCGGCGCTTCCCTGGGAAGAAAAGGGCCTGCCCAACGCCGTAGCCAATAATTAA
- a CDS encoding DUF1003 domain-containing protein → MVVPDSSPNSEQAARGGMAQVVERNIQALLQRQQAEEKQKTWQDRTADAVTKFTGSMTFVLIHLVLFTGWILWNVGWLGLKPFDPSLVILAMEASVEAIFLSTFVLISQNRMAALADKRADLNLQVSLLSEHEITRLVILVREIARKMDVQEAQDPEIPELAQDVHPERVLDTIEKFQQKAEQGQQGQ, encoded by the coding sequence ATGGTTGTCCCTGATTCTTCTCCTAACTCTGAGCAAGCTGCCCGCGGCGGAATGGCCCAGGTAGTGGAGCGCAATATCCAGGCGCTGCTGCAGCGGCAGCAGGCCGAGGAAAAGCAAAAGACCTGGCAGGACCGCACCGCCGACGCCGTAACCAAATTCACCGGCAGCATGACCTTCGTGCTGATTCACCTGGTCTTGTTCACCGGCTGGATTCTGTGGAACGTGGGCTGGCTGGGCCTCAAGCCCTTCGACCCGTCGTTGGTGATTCTGGCCATGGAAGCTTCCGTGGAGGCTATTTTCCTGTCCACCTTCGTGCTCATCAGCCAAAACCGCATGGCCGCCCTGGCCGACAAGCGCGCCGACCTCAACCTGCAGGTCAGCCTGCTCAGTGAGCACGAAATAACCCGGCTGGTGATTCTGGTCCGGGAAATAGCCCGGAAAATGGATGTCCAGGAAGCCCAGGATCCGGAAATCCCCGAGCTGGCCCAGGACGTGCACCCCGAGCGGGTGCTCGACACGATTGAAAAGTTTCAGCAGAAAGCCGAGCAAGGCCAGCAGGGCCAGTAG
- the nuoH gene encoding NADH-quinone oxidoreductase subunit NuoH produces MIELPTLGWQSIVILVVFGVSLLIATYCTYAERVIAAFLQDRVGPDRAGPFGLLQPLADAVKLFTKEEFFPAGANRALFVLGPCLAMITALMSSAVIPFGNVIQFGTNVFNLQGIEVNIGMLWVFGIVSLGVYGVMIGGWASNNKFSLLGAIRAGSQNISYELAMGMALIAVLMISGTLSLREITLQQSVAGEWHFWNIVKQPLGFIIFLVCAFAETNRTPFDLPECETELVGGYHTEYSSMKMGLYLFAEYVNVFVASAVMSVLYFGGFNFPFQYELRDWFVNSQGWELTSAQNLISIVGLLGLFGKIFAFIFFFMWVRWTLPRFRYDQLMRLGWTILIPLAIFNILLTGGLILGGIIK; encoded by the coding sequence ATGATAGAACTACCAACCTTAGGCTGGCAATCCATTGTAATTCTCGTCGTTTTCGGCGTTTCACTGCTGATTGCCACGTATTGCACCTACGCCGAGCGGGTTATTGCGGCCTTCCTGCAGGACCGGGTAGGTCCGGACCGCGCCGGCCCGTTTGGCTTGCTGCAGCCCCTGGCTGACGCCGTGAAGCTCTTCACCAAAGAGGAGTTTTTCCCCGCTGGTGCTAACCGCGCTTTGTTCGTGCTCGGGCCCTGTCTGGCCATGATTACGGCCCTGATGTCGTCGGCGGTAATTCCGTTTGGCAACGTCATTCAGTTTGGCACCAACGTGTTCAACCTGCAGGGTATTGAAGTCAACATCGGCATGCTGTGGGTGTTCGGCATCGTGTCGTTGGGCGTGTATGGGGTGATGATTGGCGGCTGGGCTTCCAACAACAAGTTCTCCCTGCTGGGCGCCATCCGCGCCGGCTCCCAAAACATCAGCTACGAGCTGGCTATGGGCATGGCCCTGATTGCCGTGCTGATGATTTCGGGTACTTTGTCGCTGCGTGAAATCACGCTGCAGCAGTCGGTAGCCGGGGAGTGGCACTTCTGGAACATTGTGAAACAGCCCCTGGGCTTTATCATCTTCCTGGTCTGCGCCTTTGCCGAAACCAACCGCACGCCCTTCGATTTGCCCGAATGCGAAACTGAACTCGTGGGCGGCTACCACACCGAGTATAGCTCCATGAAAATGGGCCTGTACCTGTTTGCCGAGTACGTCAACGTCTTTGTGGCTTCGGCCGTGATGAGCGTGCTCTACTTCGGTGGTTTCAACTTCCCCTTCCAGTATGAGCTGCGCGACTGGTTCGTGAACAGCCAAGGCTGGGAGCTGACCTCGGCGCAGAACCTGATTTCCATTGTAGGCCTGCTGGGCCTGTTCGGGAAGATTTTCGCCTTCATCTTCTTCTTCATGTGGGTCCGCTGGACTCTGCCCCGCTTCCGCTACGACCAGCTGATGCGCCTGGGCTGGACCATCCTGATTCCGCTGGCCATTTTCAACATCCTGCTCACCGGCGGCCTGATTCTGGGCGGTATCATTAAGTAA
- a CDS encoding 2Fe-2S iron-sulfur cluster-binding protein, translated as MAKITFDGIEVDVPDGTTILNAARTIGGGIVPPAMCYYTPLKGSGGKCRACLVRVAAGSAKDPRPMPKLVASCVTPVQDGMVVENTTSEQVLNVRKGIVEMLLINHPLDCPVCDQAGECDLQNFAFEHGVSTTRYEEERRTFEKIDIGPLIQLHMTRCILCYRCVYTADQLTEKRVHGVLGRGDAAEIGTYIENIIDNEFSGNVIDVCPVGALTDKTFRFKQRVWFTKPVNAHRQCENPKCCGKVVLWYKGKDVLRVTARKDQYGEVKEWICNTCRFDKKETSDWTLEGPAHIDRSSVISANHYELPVLNAQVIADLPESSLRDLEQNPPMRLGN; from the coding sequence ATGGCTAAAATAACATTTGACGGCATCGAGGTTGACGTTCCGGACGGAACCACCATCCTCAACGCGGCCCGCACCATCGGCGGGGGCATCGTGCCCCCGGCCATGTGCTACTACACGCCGCTGAAAGGCTCGGGCGGCAAGTGCCGGGCCTGCCTCGTGCGCGTGGCGGCCGGCTCGGCCAAAGACCCGCGGCCTATGCCTAAGCTCGTGGCTTCGTGCGTGACGCCGGTGCAGGACGGCATGGTGGTCGAGAATACGACTTCCGAGCAGGTCCTGAACGTGCGCAAGGGCATCGTGGAGATGCTGCTCATCAACCACCCGCTGGACTGCCCCGTGTGCGACCAGGCCGGGGAGTGTGACCTGCAGAACTTTGCCTTCGAGCACGGCGTGAGCACCACCCGCTACGAAGAGGAGCGCCGCACTTTCGAGAAAATCGACATCGGGCCGCTGATTCAGCTGCACATGACCCGCTGCATCCTGTGCTACCGCTGCGTGTACACCGCCGACCAGCTCACCGAAAAGCGCGTGCACGGCGTACTGGGCCGCGGCGACGCCGCCGAAATCGGCACCTATATCGAAAACATCATCGACAACGAGTTCAGCGGCAACGTCATCGACGTGTGCCCGGTGGGTGCCTTGACCGATAAAACCTTCCGCTTCAAGCAGCGGGTGTGGTTTACGAAGCCCGTAAACGCCCACCGCCAGTGCGAAAACCCCAAGTGCTGCGGCAAAGTAGTGCTTTGGTACAAGGGCAAGGACGTGCTGCGCGTCACGGCCCGCAAGGACCAGTACGGCGAGGTAAAGGAGTGGATTTGCAACACTTGCCGCTTCGATAAGAAGGAAACTTCCGACTGGACGCTGGAAGGTCCGGCTCATATCGACCGTTCGTCGGTAATTTCGGCCAACCACTACGAGCTGCCCGTGCTCAACGCCCAGGTTATTGCCGACTTGCCCGAAAGCTCGCTGCGCGACCTGGAACAGAATCCTCCCATGCGCTTAGGTAATTAG
- a CDS encoding RNA polymerase sigma factor, producing MDALALNALPVGTMRGQDRQIQEAVQQQRGRLLAFIRRRVPDPDDAEDILQDVFGELVESYRMLKPVEKVASWLFRVARNRITDLYRKKKTASLEEEMLRYADDNEEGSLLLADVLPADDDAPENRLLRETLMEALAEALEELPKNQRDVFVWHELEGRSFKELVEETGVPLKTLISRKHYAVQHLRQRLQALYTNLFTD from the coding sequence ATGGACGCACTAGCACTAAACGCCTTGCCCGTAGGCACGATGAGAGGACAGGACCGGCAGATTCAGGAGGCTGTGCAGCAGCAGCGCGGCCGGCTGCTGGCTTTCATCCGCCGCCGCGTACCCGACCCGGACGACGCCGAAGATATTCTGCAGGATGTCTTCGGGGAGCTGGTTGAAAGCTACCGGATGCTCAAGCCCGTCGAGAAAGTAGCCTCCTGGCTGTTTCGCGTGGCCCGCAACCGCATCACCGACCTCTACCGTAAAAAGAAAACGGCTTCGCTGGAAGAGGAAATGCTCCGCTACGCCGACGACAATGAGGAAGGCTCCCTGTTGCTGGCCGACGTGTTGCCCGCCGACGATGACGCCCCCGAAAACCGCCTGCTCCGCGAAACCCTGATGGAGGCTCTGGCTGAAGCCCTGGAGGAATTGCCCAAAAACCAGCGCGACGTATTCGTCTGGCACGAGCTGGAGGGCCGCAGCTTCAAGGAACTGGTCGAGGAAACCGGCGTCCCGCTCAAAACCCTGATTTCGCGCAAGCACTACGCCGTGCAGCATTTGCGCCAGCGCCTGCAGGCGCTTTACACCAACTTGTTCACCGATTAA
- a CDS encoding NuoI/complex I 23 kDa subunit family protein, which produces MQSLSNRAKKLEAKPMTLAERAYLPAIFQGLSITMRHFFRAATKKQVTVRYPEEKRPFSPIFRGLHVLKRDEVGRERCTACGLCAVACPAEAITMVAGERKKGEEGLYREEKYAVSYEVNMLRCIFCGLCEEACPKAAVYLQPDKMAPPRFERDEFIYGKDRLVEPVDPNARSIRGIQLTPEQAQALSQKISQQPA; this is translated from the coding sequence ATGCAGTCCTTAAGCAATAGAGCCAAAAAGCTAGAGGCCAAGCCAATGACGCTGGCCGAGCGGGCTTACCTGCCGGCTATTTTTCAGGGCCTGAGCATCACGATGCGGCACTTTTTCCGGGCCGCTACCAAGAAGCAGGTGACGGTGCGCTACCCCGAGGAAAAGCGGCCCTTCTCCCCCATCTTCCGCGGCCTGCACGTGCTCAAGCGCGACGAGGTGGGCCGGGAGCGGTGCACCGCCTGCGGCCTGTGCGCCGTAGCCTGCCCCGCCGAAGCCATTACGATGGTGGCCGGCGAGCGGAAAAAAGGCGAAGAAGGCCTGTACCGCGAGGAGAAATACGCCGTCAGCTACGAGGTGAATATGCTGCGCTGCATCTTCTGCGGCCTCTGCGAGGAAGCCTGCCCGAAAGCCGCCGTGTACCTGCAGCCCGACAAGATGGCCCCGCCCCGCTTCGAGCGCGACGAGTTCATCTACGGCAAAGACCGCCTCGTGGAACCCGTTGACCCAAACGCCCGCAGCATCCGTGGTATTCAGCTCACGCCCGAGCAAGCTCAGGCTTTGAGCCAGAAAATCAGCCAGCAACCGGCGTAA
- the nuoF gene encoding NADH-quinone oxidoreductase subunit NuoF: MGRKLLTEHINVEGIDTFEVYRKHGGYRSVEKALKTMTPDEVVEEVKKSGLRGRGGAGFPTGMKWSFLAKPEGVPRYLVCNADESEPGTFKDRQLMSKLPHLLIEGMITSSYALGANTSYIYIRGELLYVLRILEKAIAEAYAAGFLGKNILGSGYDLDLYVHPGGGAYICGEETALLESLEGKRGNPRNKPPFPAVQGLYARPTVVNNVESIAAVPVIVNDGGDEYAKIGVGRSTGTKLISACGHLNKPGIYEIELGVPVEEFIYSDEYCGGIWKGRDLKAVVAGGSSVPILPKELILKTAAGEPRLMTYESLSDGGFVTGTMLGSGGFIAMDETTCIVRNTWNFSRFYHHESCGQCSPCREGTGWLEKILHRIEHGHGTERDIDVLASVAKQIEGNTICPLGEAAAWPVSAAIRHFRDEFEWHIRNPQEATRPGAVYPGKAVLV; the protein is encoded by the coding sequence ATGGGACGCAAACTGCTGACCGAACATATCAACGTTGAAGGCATCGACACCTTCGAGGTGTACCGCAAGCACGGCGGCTACCGCTCGGTGGAGAAGGCCCTCAAAACCATGACCCCCGACGAGGTGGTGGAAGAGGTGAAGAAGTCGGGCCTGCGCGGCCGCGGCGGCGCCGGTTTCCCCACGGGTATGAAGTGGAGCTTTCTGGCCAAGCCCGAAGGCGTGCCGCGCTACCTGGTCTGCAACGCCGACGAATCGGAGCCGGGCACCTTCAAGGACCGGCAGTTGATGTCGAAACTGCCCCACCTGCTCATCGAGGGCATGATTACGAGCTCCTACGCGCTGGGCGCCAACACCTCGTACATCTACATCCGCGGGGAGCTGCTGTACGTGCTGCGCATCCTGGAAAAGGCCATTGCCGAAGCCTACGCGGCTGGTTTCCTGGGCAAGAACATCCTGGGCTCGGGCTACGACCTGGATTTGTACGTGCACCCCGGTGGCGGCGCCTACATCTGCGGCGAGGAAACGGCGCTGCTGGAATCCTTGGAAGGCAAGCGCGGCAACCCACGTAACAAGCCCCCATTCCCCGCCGTGCAGGGCCTCTACGCCCGCCCCACGGTGGTGAACAACGTGGAGTCCATTGCGGCTGTGCCGGTGATTGTGAATGACGGTGGCGACGAGTACGCCAAGATTGGCGTGGGCCGGAGCACCGGCACCAAGCTGATTTCGGCCTGCGGCCACCTCAACAAGCCCGGTATCTACGAAATCGAGCTGGGCGTGCCGGTCGAGGAATTCATCTACTCCGATGAGTACTGCGGTGGCATCTGGAAAGGCCGCGACCTGAAGGCCGTGGTGGCCGGCGGTTCGTCGGTGCCGATTCTGCCCAAGGAGCTGATTCTGAAAACCGCCGCCGGTGAGCCCCGCCTGATGACCTACGAGTCGTTGTCGGATGGCGGGTTCGTGACGGGCACCATGCTGGGTTCCGGTGGCTTCATTGCCATGGACGAAACCACCTGCATCGTGCGCAACACCTGGAACTTCTCCCGCTTCTACCACCACGAGTCGTGCGGGCAATGCTCGCCCTGCCGCGAGGGTACGGGCTGGCTGGAGAAAATCCTGCACCGCATCGAGCACGGCCACGGCACGGAGCGCGACATCGACGTGCTGGCCAGCGTGGCCAAGCAGATCGAAGGCAACACCATCTGCCCGCTGGGTGAAGCCGCCGCCTGGCCGGTTTCAGCCGCCATCCGCCACTTCCGCGACGAGTTTGAGTGGCACATCCGCAACCCCCAGGAAGCCACCCGCCCCGGCGCGGTGTACCCCGGCAAAGCAGTCCTTGTATAA
- the nuoK gene encoding NADH-quinone oxidoreductase subunit NuoK, with the protein MEQTIPEVIRTVPLEYYIYFATALFAIGVTGVLTRRNAIIIFMCVELMLNAVNVLLTAFSAYRSDPNGQIFVFFIMAVAAAEVSVGLGIIVMIYRNFQNTDVNLLNRLKW; encoded by the coding sequence ATGGAACAGACCATCCCGGAAGTCATTCGCACCGTCCCGCTTGAGTATTACATATACTTCGCCACGGCGCTATTTGCCATCGGCGTAACGGGCGTGCTAACCCGGCGCAATGCCATTATCATCTTCATGTGCGTGGAGCTGATGCTCAATGCCGTAAACGTGCTGCTGACGGCCTTTTCCGCCTACCGCTCCGACCCCAACGGGCAAATCTTCGTGTTTTTCATCATGGCCGTGGCCGCCGCCGAAGTATCGGTTGGCCTGGGCATCATTGTGATGATTTACCGCAATTTCCAGAATACCGACGTCAATCTGCTTAACCGTCTTAAGTGGTAA